The genomic region ATGTGTAAATTCACTTCTGGTGCAACGACGACTATTTCATGCCCTTTCTCACTGAGACCATCCAACACTTCCCGCATGCTGAGCCAGTGACTCCCATCTATGGGCACCACCAGCAGTTTCCCACCAGCAGCCAGACCGAGCACGGACAGGAGCAGAACCAGCGTCACTGTGACTTGTGGATGAGAAGCAGGCACCGGGGCCATCCCTGCAGAAACCCGGTGCGTGCTGCCCAGAAAGAagtctgcaggcagcactgaaGCAACAGCACCAGCTCCGTGCTTTTAAGCAATCTGTGCTACACTGTAACTTTTGATCcgtaaaaatatttactgcttgGTAAATGTATAATCCTTGATTTCATAAAAGGCCAGATAACCCACACTAGAGTTCAGAAATGTACACAGGCGGGTGCAAATGTGGTGGATGCAGCAGATAAGCTGAAACATTTACTACTAGAGGAACAGCATAGTCTGATCACGGAAGGCAGCAGGCGTGGTTCTGGGCAGGACTGTGCTTCTGATAGACTCGCTCTGACTGAAGTATCTTGACTTTCCTCAAGCACTGACAATACCTTTGGGTGGTACATACAATACCCCATCACATACCTGTGCTAGAAGACAGAGGAAGTGGAAAGGAAGCAGGGGTACCCCAGGGAGAAGCCTGATATGCATTTCTCAGTAAAAACCAGACCCTGCTCCAAGCAGGTGCCAAGCTGTATGGATTATGCCTGACTGCGAGGCTTTGACAGACCCGCAGACTTGCCTCTGCTCTTCCATCACTCACTATGAGAACAAGAGAGAACCAAGTTACTCAACACCCTGCAAAACTGAACTGAAGATATATAATGAAAAAGACATCTGTAATAAATCCAGCAATCATTTTACAGGTGAAGGTACCTAAGATACATTTTCCTTCTAGCCCCAGCTGAAGCTTTCACTAAGGAGCAGCACTTGAATGGCATACACAAAAGCAAAGTTACCTCTCCTCAGCCAACTAGAAGAGTAACTTCttgtgcaggaaaagaaaataccttgGAAACCACTTACTTCACTTACTGCCACTCAGTTGAGCATACCTGGGACACGGGACACCAGAAGACGTAGCTGACTACatacacacaccaaaaaataaaaataaaaaataaaataaataaatcagaaagcaaggaagaaatgacagaaatagcattttttcaCCAGGCTTTGCCTAACTCTCCCTGAATGGGAACTTAATATCTATCATATCTATCTGCTACACAAAACTGCACTCTTGCAAACACAGACGTCAGTCAGAACAAGAAGCAAGAATGGAGCACGACCTACCTGAGGTAGATCCTTGTGAGCACAATTCACTCCACCAACCAAAATCATGTTGGGCATCAGTGGTCTTGGATAATCTAACACAAAGTCTAATCTCAGAAGCCATACGGAGGCCTTGCGTAAGAGATCTAACACATCCACATCTCGCTGAAGGAACTCAGAAGCCAGTTTGGAGTATGGCTGATACATAAAatcacagaggaagaaattttgGACATCAAAGACTAGATTCTTCACGCGCTGGAGGAAGCTCATGTGGTCTGTGTTGTCTGTAAATACCCTGGGGACATAAGAAGGGGGATTGGGACACTGAGTGGCTTCAAAATCTATGCCACATGGAATTCCTCGCAGAAAATAGACAGAAGGGACTGAAAGGTGCTCAGCCACTATTGGCCCGCAAGGTATTACAGGGTCCGTAAAGACAACATCAAACTTAGACTCCTCAAGATATCTCATAAGTTCTTTGTTGTACAGTAAGTATTCACAGCTGATGAATGGAAAGTCAGAGAGTCTTTTCATCCTTTGGTATGTTCTAACAAATCTTTCCAGAAAGGATCCTTCTTCAAACCCACCCTTTAAAAATGCGTGGAAGTCCTTGTCCATCTCTTCCTGTGTGAAAGGGACTGGGTACATTTTCATAGTAAAATTGTCTGTTGGTTTTATGTGTAAATTGATTTCAGGTGCAGCGACGACTACTTCATGCCCTTTCGCCTTGAGACCCTCCAACACTTCCCGCATGCTGAGCCAGGGACTCCCACTTATGGGCACCACCAGCACTTTCCCACCAGCAGCCAGACCGAGCACGGACAGGAGCAGAACCAGTGTCACTGCGACTTGTGGATGAGAAGCAGGCACCGGGGCCATCCCTGCAGAAACCCGGTGCGTGCTGCCCAGAAAGAagtctgcaggcagcactgaaGCAATAGCACCAGCTCCGCGCTTTTAAGCAACCTGTGTCACACCTTAACTTTTGATCCTTGGAGGTGTTTCCTGTGTGGTAAATGTATAATCGTTTTGATAAAACGCCAGATAACCTGCACTAGAGTTCAGTCCCAGAGTGTACCTGGGACACCAAAAGATGTAGCTGActacatacaaacacacacacacacaaagaaagaaagcaaggaagaaatgACATAAATAGCATTTCTTTCACCAGGCTTTGCTTAACTCTCCCTGAATGGGAACTTAAGATCTCTCTGCTACACAAAACTACACTCTTATGAACACAGAAGCCAATCAGAATAAGAATTAAGAATAGAGCACGACCTACCTGAGGTAGCTCCTTGTGAGCACAATTCACTCCGCCAATTAAAACTATGTTGGGCATCAGTGGTCTTGGATAATCTAACACAAAGTCTAATCTCAGAAGCCATACGGAGGCCTTGCGTAAGAGATCTAACACATCCACATCTCGCTGAAGGAACTCAGAAGCCAGTTTGGAGTACGGCTGATACATAAAatcacagaggaagaaattttgGACATCAAAGACTAGATTCTTCACACGCTGGAGGAAGCTCATGTGGTCTGTGTGTTCTGTAAATACCCTGGGGACATAAGAAGGGGGATTGGGACACTGAGTGGCTTCAAAATCTATGCCACATGGAATTCCTCGCAGAAAATAGACAGAAGGGACTGAAAGGTGCTCAGCCACTATTGGTCCGCAAGGTATTACAGGGTCTGTAAAGACAACATCAAACTTAGACTCCTCAAGATATCTCATAAGTTCCTTGTTGTACAGTAAGTATTCACAGCTGATGAACGCAAAGTCAGAGAGTCTTTTCATCCTTTGGTATGTTCTAACAAATCTTTCCAGAAAGGATCCTTCTTCAAACCCACCCTTTAAAAATGCGTGGAAGTCCTTGTCCATCTCTTCCTGTGTGAAAGGGACTGGGTACATTTTCATAGTAAAATTGTCTGTTGGTTTTATGTGTAAATTGATTTCAGGTGCAGCGACGACTACTTCATGCCCTTTCGCCTTGAGACCCTCCAACGCTTCCCGCATGCTGAGCCAATGACTCCCACCTACGGGCAGTGCCAGCACTTTCCCACCAGCAGCCAGACCGAGCACGGACAGGAGCAGAACCAGCGTCACTGCGACTTGTGGATGAGAAGCAGGCACCGGGGCCATCCCTGCAGAAACCCGGTGCGTGCTGCCCAGAAAGAagtctgcaggcagcactgaaGCAATAGCACCAGCTCTGCGCTTTTAAGCAACCTGTGTCACACCTTAACTTTTGATCCTTGGAGGTGTTTCCTGTGTGGTAAATGTATAATCGTTTTGATAAAAGGCCAGATAACCTGCACTAGAGTTCAGTCCCAGAGTGTACCTGGGACACCAAAAGATGTAGCTGtctacacacaaacacacacacacacacacacaaagaaagaaagcaaggaagaaatgACATAAATAGCATTTCTTTCACCAGGCTTTGTCTAACTTTCCCTGAATGGGAACTTAAGATCTCTCTGCTACACAAAACTACACTCTTATGAACACAGAAGCCAATCAGAATAAGAATTAAGAATAGAGCACGACCTACCTGAGGTAGCTCCTTGTGAGCACAATTCACTCCGCCAATTAAAACTATGTTGGGCATCAGTGGTCTTGGATAATCTAACACAAAGTCTAATCTCAGAAGCCATACGGAAGCCTTGCTCAAGAGATCTAACACAGTCACATCTCGCTGAAGGAACTGAGAAGCCAGTTTGGAGtatggttgaaaaaaaaaattgcagagaaaaagattGGGGACTTCAAAGACTAGATTCTTCACACGCTGGAGGAAGTTCATATGGTCTGTGTGTTCTGTAAATATCCTGGGGACATAAGAAGGGGGACTGGGACACTGAGTGGCTTCAAAATCTAAGCCACATGGAATTCCTCGCAAAAAATAGACAGAAGGGACTGAAAGGTGCTCAGCCACTATCGGCCCGCAAGGTATTACAGGGTCTGTAAAGACAACATCAAACTTAGACTCCTCAAGATATCTCATAAGTTCCTTGTTGTACAGTAAGTGTTCACAGGTAGACAGGAACAAGGCAGAGGTTTTTTCAAACCGTTGATAAACTGTAACAAATCTTTCCAGGAAGGAACCTTCTTTCAATGTATCCTGTGTAAATGCGTGGAAATCTCTATCCAGCTCTTCCTGCGTGAAGGGGACTGGGTACATTTTCATGACAAAACTCTTTGATGGCTTTATGTATAAACTGACTTCTGGTGCGACGACGACTACTTCATGCCCTTTCGCCTTGAGACCCTCCAACACTTCCCGCATGCTGAGCCAGTGACTCCCATCTACGGGCACCACCAGCACTTTCCCACCAGCAGCCAGACCGAGCACGGACAGGAGCAGACCCAGCGTCACTGCGACTTGTGGATGAGAAGCAGGCCCCGGGGCCATCCCTGCAGAAACCCGGTGCGTGCTGCACACAGGGTACCACCACCTCCACGCTTTTAAGGTAGTGTGCTGTGCTTTTCCCTGATGATCTTTAGACTTATTTACTGTTTGGTAAATGTATAATCACAGGTTCAGCAAACACAAATTAGAGGTGTTAAAGTTCATCGAACCTCTCAGGCAGTTATCAGGGTTGCAGGGATGACGCCCACCCATTTGTTTTGGATGAACATTGGGATTTAAGGAAATAAGGGATCATTCAACAAGAGATCTGCTAAAAAACGATGATAAAAGTATCAGCAATTTTCTAAAATAGAATTTTCTGTATAAGAAAATTCTTCTGTTCCTGTCAATACAAATCATGTTCTATTCATGTTCTGTTGCATCTTGACACCATgcccttgggtcctatcactggtcactaaagagaatagatggGCGCCTGCCCCACTgctccccctcgtgaggaagctgtaggccacaatgaggtctcccctcagcctcctcttctccaggcagaacaGACCAAGTGatctcagccactcctcatacgtctaaccctctaggcccttcaccatctttgtagccctctggacactctccaacagtttcacatcctttttgtactgcacacagtactcaatgTGAGGCCACACCAAcacagagcagaacaggacaatcacctccctcgaccgactagcaatgccatgcttggtgcaccccagggtgtggttggccctcctggctgccagggcacactgctggctcacattcaacttgctgtcagccacagcccccagattcctctctgtggggctgctctccagtgcctcatcccccagtctgtaagtatagccagggttgccccgtcccaggtgcaggacccagcacttgctcctGTTAAACTTTGTACTGTTGATGATTGCCCAGCGTTCCAATCTATCCAGAtgtctctgcaaggcctttccaccctcaacagagtcaacagctcctccaagtttggtgtcatcagcaaatttacCATCAAACCTTAAACATCACTTAAACATCATCAAAAGACCTTATAGTCCCACATCCAAATTgcttatgaaaacattgaaaagaactggccctaaaatggagccatGGGGGACTGGCCGACAGCCTGATGCAAtcccatttaccataaccctttgagccctacccatcagccaattgttcacccatcgtatgatgattttatctagctgtatgctggacattttgtccagtaggatcctatgggaaactgtatgaaaagctttactgaaatccaaaaagattacatcaactggcttcccttgatcgactagatgggtgatcttatcataaaaggaaatgaaattcgttaaacaggacctaccccttgtgaacccatgttggctatttttctgaaaagtctGTCTTTGGAAGGATGAAGTAGGGCTGGAAGGGGTAAAGATTAGGCCACGTTTTTTGCCAGATATACTTAAAGCTGGATTAGCAACTCATGAATACCTTTCTGGTTCTGCCTGGGAAGAGCATACCCCAGGGCTGTGAAAGAAAAGTTGTTTCCTTCATGCATAGACAATCAGCCCTGGTTATAAAAATGatcaaacagaaatattgtAGACAATACTATGATTTACTACTGAGATTGATAGAGTAtaccagatttttatttatttatttttttaatggacattTAGCAATCTAGATCAGCTCTAGATAAACTCTTTTTAGGGAAGCCTTTCAGTAGGCAATGCAAGCTGTTGTACATGGCTTGGTGCTGGCTAGCAGCTGCAAAACCCTCCAACAGATTTGCAGAAAATTGCACAAGGCATCCATGCTTTGCAAGCATAACCCCAGACTGAAAGAACAATCAGAATGTTACCTGCCAATTGACACTTTATGACACTTTATTTCTAAACTCTGAAAGGATGGTTgtattaactgaaaaaaaaaaaaaaagttttgaaaagaatCAGTAAAACAGTTTGAGGTAATAATAACTAGCAAAGATGAGCAGCAGACCTGCCTAGATGTGTGCCTCGTTAGCAAGACAGCAGTGATAAACCACAACTTTTTCCACctagtccaaaaaaaaaaaaacaattatataaGCAAAACTGCTTCGATACCACTAGAGTACCTGCAACAGTGGGGGGAAATTAATATTAACACAGTTTTTCACGTATTTTCTTTACAACACACCTTACTGCAAATCTAAATACCACATGCTCATGTATACAAGTACATACAGACACAGCATATAGTAAGGTTATTATTGcaaacagtattttccattcaaagcttaaaatattttatcagggAAATCACTGACCTGAGataacatctttttctttccacaattTATACCTCCAATAAAAACTATGTTGGGCATCAGTGGCATGGgatattcaaaaacaaaatccattctCTTAAGCCAAATGGATCCATGGCTTAAAAGATCCGTCATTGTTACTTGTCTTTGGAGAAAATCCGAGGCCAGCAGTTCAAATGGCAAATAGGCAAAATTACAAAGAAAGGATTCTGACGCCTTGAGAACTAAGTTTTCCACGCGCTGGATAAATGTCATGTGGTCTGAGTTGTCTGTAAATGTTCTCGGGACATAAGAAGGGGGGTCTGGACACTGAGCAGCCTGCAAATCAAAACTGCAGGGGAGTCCTcgtaaaaagaaaactgatggaATCGAGAGATGCAAAGCCAGTATTTGTCCACATGGTACAACAGGATCTGTGAGAACAGCATCAAATTTACTGCCTTCAAGATCCTGCATCAGATCCTTATTGTGCAGTAAGTTGGCACAGGAGGAGAAGTAGAGATCGGAGATGACGTGAACTTTTTCATAAAGTGCAGTAattctttgaagaaaaggtCTTCTCTCAAAAAGATCATTCGCAAACAAATGCATGCTTGCTCCTAGTTCTTCCCTAGTTA from Aythya fuligula isolate bAytFul2 chromosome 6, bAytFul2.pri, whole genome shotgun sequence harbors:
- the LOC116490610 gene encoding UDP-glucuronosyltransferase 1-1-like encodes the protein MAPGPASHPQVAVTLGLLLSVLGLAAGGKVLVVPVDGSHWLSMREVLEGLKAKGHEVVVVAPEVSLYIKPSKSFVMKMYPVPFTQEELDRDFHAFTQDTLKEGSFLERFVTVYQRFEKTSALFLSTCEHLLYNKELMRYLEESKFDVVFTDPVIPCGPIVAEHLSVPSVYFLRGIPCGLDFEATQCPSPPSYVPRIFTEHTDHMNFLQRVKNLVFEVPNLFLCNFFFQPYSKLASQFLQRDVTVLDLLSKASVWLLRLDFVLDYPRPLMPNIVLIGGVNCAHKELPQTATSFGVPGTLWD
- the LOC116490608 gene encoding UDP-glucuronosyltransferase 1-1-like, whose product is MAPVPASHPQVAVTLVLLLSVLGLAAGGKVLVVPISGSPWLSMREVLEGLKAKGHEVVVAAPEINLHIKPTDNFTMKMYPVPFTQEEMDKDFHAFLKGGFEEGSFLERFVRTYQRMKRLSDFPFISCEYLLYNKELMRYLEESKFDVVFTDPVIPCGPIVAEHLSVPSVYFLRGIPCGIDFEATQCPNPPSYVPRVFTDNTDHMSFLQRVKNLVFDVQNFFLCDFMYQPYSKLASEFLQRDVDVLDLLRKASVWLLRLDFVLDYPRPLMPNMILVGGVNCAHKDLPQHSVGYLAFYEIKDYTFTKQ
- the LOC116490609 gene encoding UDP-glucuronosyltransferase 1-1-like; the protein is MAPVPASHPQVAVTLVLLLSVLGLAAGGKVLALPVGGSHWLSMREALEGLKAKGHEVVVAAPEINLHIKPTDNFTMKMYPVPFTQEEMDKDFHAFLKGGFEEGSFLERFVRTYQRMKRLSDFAFISCEYLLYNKELMRYLEESKFDVVFTDPVIPCGPIVAEHLSVPSVYFLRGIPCGIDFEATQCPNPPSYVPRVFTEHTDHMSFLQRVKNLVFDVQNFFLCDFMYQPYSKLASEFLQRDVDVLDLLRKASVWLLRLDFVLDYPRPLMPNIVLIGGVNCAHKELPQVHSGTEL
- the LOC116490611 gene encoding UDP-glucuronosyltransferase 1-1-like, translating into MALVSNHGYLASAGVWVFLSLFCLGNGGKLLVVPMDGSHWLSMRSVLVALSQKEHEIVVVAPEVNLNVKASEYYTLKTYPVPLTREELGASMHLFANDLFERRPFLQRITALYEKVHVISDLYFSSCANLLHNKDLMQDLEGSKFDAVLTDPVVPCGQILALHLSIPSVFFLRGLPCSFDLQAAQCPDPPSYVPRTFTDNSDHMTFIQRVENLVLKASESFLCNFAYLPFELLASDFLQRQVTMTDLLSHGSIWLKRMDFVFEYPMPLMPNIVFIGGINCGKKKMLSQVSDFPDKIF